Genomic DNA from Streptomyces caniferus:
GTTCTGGCCATTCCTGAGGAGCATACAGAACCGCATGGTTGGTTTTCTATGTAGACTGCAATGAGCTCGCAGCCGTACTAGAGACGGGACGGACACCGTGCCCACCCAGCATCGCGCCATCCAGAGCCGCCAGGCACTCATCCGCTCGGCCGCAGAGACCTTCCTGGAGAAGGGGGTACCCGCAGCGGGCATGGTCGAGATCAGCCGACGGGCCCGGCTGAGCAAAGGGGCTCTCTACTTCCACTTCACGTCCAAGGACGACCTCACGCTCGCGGTGCGGGACGCCGCGCTCGCGACCCTGCAGGAGATCGAGGACGCCTTCAGCCGCTCCCCGGAGCCGCTGACCACCGCCGTGCGGGACTTCACCGTCGAGCTGTTCGGCCGGGTCGAGTCGGACGCCGTGCTGCGCGCCGGACTGCGGTTGCGCCCGGAGACCGCGCCGGGGCTCGGCATCTACGCCCTGGAGCAGCGCTGGTACGCCCTCTTCCTCGACAAGGCGGTGACGTGCGGGACGGGTGGACCGGCCGGACCGCACGCCTCGGACACCGAACCCCGGCGCACGGCGCAGCTGTTGACCTCGCTCGTGGTGGGCCTGCTGCATCTGGGCAGCGAGGACCGGGCATGGTGGGACCGCGAGGCCGTCGTCGGACTCTGGGCGCTGCTGCCGGCCGCGCCGGGACAGGTCTGCGCCGTCGGCATCCCGGCGCCGACGCAGATCCCGGCGGCGGGCTGATCCGGATCGGCCCGCCCGGCCTCACCCACCGCACCCGCCGCGACCCTGGCGCCGCGGTCTCACAACTCGACCAGCACGGCCCCGATATGGCGCCCCTGCGCGAGTTCGCACAGCGCCCGCGGCGCCTGCTCGATCCCCTTCAGAAGGGCATGCGGGAAGACCAGGGAGCCCTCCCGCAGGCCCTGCCCGAACTCCTTGGTCCACGCCTGCGGCAGATCCGGGTGCGCATGGAGACCGAAGCCGCGCAGGGCCACCCGCCGCGTGATGATCAGCGCCGCGTCCAGCTCCACCGGCGCGCCCCGGACTCCGCCCTCGCCCAGTTGGCTGGAGAGCGCGCCGACCAGCGCGAACCGCGCATCGGGGCGGGCCACCGCGAGCGCCGCCGAGAGCTGCTCGCCGCCCACGGTGTCCAGCAGCACGTCGATCCCGCCCGGCGCCGCCCGGCGCAGCTGGCGTTCGATCGGACCGGCGCCGCGCACGATCGTGTCGTCGTACCCCAACTCGGCGCGCAGCCGGGCCGCCTTGCGCTCCGAGCCGGTGCTGCCGACGACCCGGCCCGCGCCCAGCCGCCGCGCCAGCTGCCCGGCCAGACTGCCGACGCCACCCGCCGCCCCGCTGACGAAAACGGTGTCCCCCGGCCGCACCTCGGCGGCCAGGCGCAGCGCGCCCCAGGCCGTCGCCCCCTGCGACAGATGCGCGGCGGGAGTCGGCAGCTCCGCCGGATCCAGCCGCCGTACGCGCGACTCCTCGACGGCCGCGAACTCCCGCCAGCCGTAGGGATGATGCACCAGCTCGCCGGGGGTGAAGCCACCGCCGGGCGCCGCCACCACCTCGCCGACCGCGGAGCCCCACAGCGCCTCACCCGGCACAAATGAGGCCATTGGCAGCCGGATTCCGGCCATCTGGGTCCGCATCGCCGCGGTCACCGCCATCACACGGGTACGCACCAGCACCTGACCCGGCTCCGGTTCCGGCACGGGCACCTCGGCGATGGTGAAATGACCTACCGTCAGTTCACCTTCGGCGCGGTCGGCGAGCCGGACCTCACGGTGCACGGCGGGTATGGCGGGGACGACGGTGGGGGGCATCGGACAGCTCCTCGCGCTCGTAGTGCTCATCGGCGCCGCACCGGTTCACGGCGCCGGACATGCCCCATCGGGCTCCCCGCCGGGGTCCGCACAACTCAATACCGCATGGTTGGCTTCTTTATGATGCGGAAATAGACTGCGCGGCCACGGGCGGCGGGTCGCACTCAGGTACAACAACTCCAAGAGAGCATACGGAGGATGATCGGTGGTCAAGCAGGAACGCGCAGTGCGCACCCGACGCGCCGTCCTCGAAGCAGCGGCCCATGTCATCGGCACCCGCGGGTACCAGGCCGCCACGATGGCCGAGATCATCCAGCGCGCCGGGGTCACCAAGGGAGCCGTGTACTTCCACTTCACGTCCAAGGACGCACTGGCCCGCGCGGTGATAACGGAGCAGACGGATCCGTTCCTGCCGCAAGTCAGCGAGTCCCGGCTGCAGGACGCCATCGATTTCACCCACCAGGTGGCGCTGGCCCTGCGCAGCGACCCGTTGCTGCAGGCCGGCACCCGTATCGCGGTCGAGACGACCTTCAGCGAGAACCCGCTCGTGCCGTACCAGGCCTGGACCGACATCATCACCACGATGTTCTCCGAGGCCCGGGACAACGGCGAGCTGCTGCCCGGCGTGGCACCGGACCGGGCGGCCGAGTTCTTCGTCGCCGCCTACATGGGGGTGCAGTTGTTCTCGCGGGCCGCGACCAACCGCGCCGACCTCCCGGAGCGCGTCACGACCCTGTGGAAGCACACGCTCCCCGGCCTCGCGGCGCCCGGCGCGCTGGGCCACCTGGACCCGCAGGGCCGCTGTGTGAAGGTTTCGGTCTGACGCCTCTCCCCCACCGCCCCGGCGGGTCACGGCCCGCTCGGCATCCAAAAAACAAACCACACGGTCCGTATCTTATTGAGTCCGCCACCAAGGCTCGGCCCGCAAGGACGCTCCGAGTCGCACAGCAGAAAGGAAAGACCTATGGCCGGCGCCACGCTCACGCCGTACTCGCGCGCTCAGCGCCACGACATCGGAGGCCGGTGCGCCGACGGAAACGGACCGTCGGAGCTCACCACGACCGTGCCGCGCGAGTACGTCCACCGCGTCGCCCTGTCCGAGGTCTTCCTGACCAACTGGCAGCGCGCCGAGGACGGCTGGGTGGTCAGCGCCCAGTGGCCGCGCGCCCACACCTTCTACGGTCCGGCCCACGGGCTGCACGACCCCATACTGCTGATAGAGACCATCCGGCAGTCCGGGATATTACTGAGCCATGTCGCGCATCGGGTGCCGCTCGACCACCCGATCATCTGGCAGCGGGTCCGCTACGACCTCACGACGCGGGCGCTGCGCGCCGCGGAGCAGCCGGCCGAGGTCGAACTGCACGTCACCGACCGCGACATGGTCCACCGCGGCACCCGCCTGGTCAGCGCCCATCAGGAATTCCGGATCCGGTGCGACGGGGAGGACCTGGCCTCCGCGACGCTCATCTACTCCTGCCACAGCCCTGCCGTCTACCGCAGGCTGCGCGGCGATTACGGCGACGTGGCCTTCGCCTACTCCCGGAAACTGCCGCTGCCACAGGCCATCGCCCCGCACCTGGTCGCCCGGGAACACGACCGCGATGTGGTGCTCTCCCCCACCGACCGCGCCGCCCACTGGCAGCTCCGGGTGGACACCTCGCACCCGGTGCTCTTCGATCACCCCGTGGACCACGCGCCCGGCATGCTGATGATCGAGGCCGCCCGCCAGGCCGCGCAGGCCGCCACGCCCGGCTTCACCGTGCCGGTGTCGATGGACTGCTCCTTCGAGCGCTACGCCGAACTCGACGCCCCTACCTGGGTACAGGCCCGGACCACGGACCGCACCGACGGCGACCGCCGAGAGGTCGAGGTCGCCGTCGAACAGCACGGCAAGCCGGTGGTCACGGCACAGATCGGCTGCGTACCGACGTCGTCCTGACCGGCCCGCGCACCGGCCCGCCCGCTGCCCGACCGGCCGTCCGCACCGGACCGCCCCTCCCGGACCGCCTCCCTCGCCGGCCCCTCGATTCTCCCGACGGACCGCTCCGCCTGCCGCCGCATACCTGCCCGGCAGGCCCCTGATCGGCCCCGCCCCGCTGCCCGTGCCTCCCCGTCACCGCAGCGTGAGGCGGGGCTTCGGCGCGTCGGTACGTCCGGTGGGCGGGGTGCGGCTGCCCGCTTGATACGGCAGCGGCCAGGGAGCGCCCGGCCCCGCGTACCCCTGTTCCGCGGCGGCGTGCAGCGTCCAGTGCGGGTCGTACAGATGCGGTCTGGCCAGTGCGCACAGGTCCGCGCGCCCGGCCAGTACCAGGGAGTTGACGTCGTCCCAGGAGGAGATGGCGCCGACCGCCATGACCGGCACGCCGAGGGTGTTGCGGATCCGGTCGGCGAACGGGGTCTGGTACGAGCGGCCGTAGTCGGGGCGTTCGTCGGGGACGACCTGGCCGGTGGACACGTCGAGGGCATCGGCGCCGTGCTCGGCGAAGGCCCGCGCGATCGCCACCGCGTCGTCCGCGGTGGTGCCGCCCTCCGCCCAGTCGGTCGCGGAGATACGGACCGTCATCGGGCGACCGGCCGGCCACACGGCCCGGACCGCGTCGAAGACCTCCAGCGGGAACCGCAGCCGGCCGGCGAGATCGCCGCCATAGGCGTCGGTGCGCTGGTTGGTGAGCGGCGAGAGGAAGCCGGAGAGCAGGTAGCCGTGGGCACAGTGGAGTTCGAGGAGGTCGAAGCCCGCCCGCGCGGCGGACTCGGCGGACCGGACGAACTGCTCGCGGACCGTACCCAGTTCGGCTTCCGACAACGCATGCGGGATCTGGTTGACGCCGGCGCGGTAGGGCAGTTCGGAGGGTGCCACGACCGGCCAGTTGCCGTCCCGGAGCGGCTGGTCGATGCCCTCCCACATCAGCCGGGTCGAGCCCTTGCGGCCGGAGTGGCCGAGCTGGACGCCGATGGCGGTGCCGGGTGCGGAGGTGTGGACGAAGTCGGTGACCCGGCGCCAGGCCGTCTCGTGCTCCGGCGCGTAGAGCCCCGTACAGCCCGGGGTGATCCGCCCCTCGGGGCTGACGCACACCATCTCCGTCATCACCAGACCGGCGCCGCCCAGCGCGCGGGCTCCGAGGTGGACGAGGTGGAAGTCGCCGGGGGTGCCGTCGCCGTCCTGCGCGGAGTACATGTCCATCGGCGAGACCACGACCCGGTTGCGCAGCGTCAGCTCCCCCAGCCGGAACGGCGTGAACATGGGGGGAGTGGCGGCCGGGGTGCCCGCCTCCTTCTCGACGGCGGCGACGAATCCCGCGTCGCGCAGCCGCAGGTTGTCGTGGGTGACGCGGCGGCTGCGGGTGAGGAGGTTGAAGGCGAACTGGTGGGGCGGCTGGTCCAGGTACGTGGCCAGCTCCTCGAACCAGGCGAGGCTGGCGCGGGCGGCACGCTGGGTGGAGGCGACCACCGGGCGGCGCTCCTCCTCGTACGCGGCCAGGGCACTGGCGGTGTCGGGCTGCTCCTGGAGGCAGGCCGCCAGCGCGAGGGCGTCCTCGACGGCGAGCTTGGTGCCCGAGCCGATGGAGAAGTGCGCGGTGTGCGCCGCGTCGCCGAGCAGCACCGTATTGCCGTACGACCAGCGGTCGTTGACGACCGTACGGAAGGCGATCCAGCTGGAGTTGTTGGAGCGCAGCGACCGGCCGCCCAGGGCGTCGGTGAAGACCTTGGCGCACCACTCCGCCGACTCGCGCTCATCACAGCGGTCGAGTCCGGCCGACCGCCAGACCTCCTCGCGCATCTCGACGATGACCGTGCTGGCCCCGAGCGTGCCGTCCGCCGTCCCGGAGGGCCGCGCCCCGGGGTGCCCGGCGGACGACGGGCCGGCGAAGGGGTAGGCGTGGAGCTGTGCGACGCCGTGCTCGGTCTCGGCGATCTCGAAGCGGAAGGCGTCGAAGGCGAAGTCGGCGGCGAGCCAGATGTAGCGGCAGCGGTGGGTGGTCAGCCGGGGGCGGAAGGCGTCGGCATGTGCCGTGCGGGTCGCGCTGTGCACCCCGTCGGCGGCGATCACCAGGTCGTACGCGCGCGCCAGCTCGGCGGCGGGCGGGGCCTCGGTGCGAAAGCGCAGTTCGATGCCGAGGTCGCGGCAGCGCCGGTGGAGCACGGCCAGCAGTCGGCGCCGCCCCAGCGCCGCGAAACCGTGCCCGCCTGAGGTCAGCGTGCGGCCGCGGTGGACGATGTCGATGTCGTCCCAGCGGACGAACTCCGCCTGGAGGGCGCGGTAGACCTCCGGGTCGGCGTGCTCGATACCGCCGAGGGTCTCGTCGGAGAGCACCACACCGAAGCCGAAGGTGTCGTCGGGCGCGTTGCGCTCCCAGACGGTGATCTCGCGGGTGGGGTCGAGGCGTTTGAGGAGGACCGCGGCGTACAGCCCGCCCGGCCCCCCGCCGATGACGGCGACCCGCATGCCTATTTCCCCTGCCACTTGGGCGTCCGCTTCTCCGTGAAAGCGGCGTGGAATTCCGCGTAGTCGGCGCTGTTCATCAGCAGCGCCTGGGTGGCAGCGTCCATTTCCACGGCGGCGGCCAG
This window encodes:
- a CDS encoding TetR/AcrR family transcriptional regulator — encoded protein: MPTQHRAIQSRQALIRSAAETFLEKGVPAAGMVEISRRARLSKGALYFHFTSKDDLTLAVRDAALATLQEIEDAFSRSPEPLTTAVRDFTVELFGRVESDAVLRAGLRLRPETAPGLGIYALEQRWYALFLDKAVTCGTGGPAGPHASDTEPRRTAQLLTSLVVGLLHLGSEDRAWWDREAVVGLWALLPAAPGQVCAVGIPAPTQIPAAG
- a CDS encoding MDR family NADP-dependent oxidoreductase, which codes for MPPTVVPAIPAVHREVRLADRAEGELTVGHFTIAEVPVPEPEPGQVLVRTRVMAVTAAMRTQMAGIRLPMASFVPGEALWGSAVGEVVAAPGGGFTPGELVHHPYGWREFAAVEESRVRRLDPAELPTPAAHLSQGATAWGALRLAAEVRPGDTVFVSGAAGGVGSLAGQLARRLGAGRVVGSTGSERKAARLRAELGYDDTIVRGAGPIERQLRRAAPGGIDVLLDTVGGEQLSAALAVARPDARFALVGALSSQLGEGGVRGAPVELDAALIITRRVALRGFGLHAHPDLPQAWTKEFGQGLREGSLVFPHALLKGIEQAPRALCELAQGRHIGAVLVEL
- a CDS encoding ScbR family autoregulator-binding transcription factor, which gives rise to MRTRRAVLEAAAHVIGTRGYQAATMAEIIQRAGVTKGAVYFHFTSKDALARAVITEQTDPFLPQVSESRLQDAIDFTHQVALALRSDPLLQAGTRIAVETTFSENPLVPYQAWTDIITTMFSEARDNGELLPGVAPDRAAEFFVAAYMGVQLFSRAATNRADLPERVTTLWKHTLPGLAAPGALGHLDPQGRCVKVSV
- a CDS encoding ScbA/BarX family gamma-butyrolactone biosynthesis protein; its protein translation is MAGATLTPYSRAQRHDIGGRCADGNGPSELTTTVPREYVHRVALSEVFLTNWQRAEDGWVVSAQWPRAHTFYGPAHGLHDPILLIETIRQSGILLSHVAHRVPLDHPIIWQRVRYDLTTRALRAAEQPAEVELHVTDRDMVHRGTRLVSAHQEFRIRCDGEDLASATLIYSCHSPAVYRRLRGDYGDVAFAYSRKLPLPQAIAPHLVAREHDRDVVLSPTDRAAHWQLRVDTSHPVLFDHPVDHAPGMLMIEAARQAAQAATPGFTVPVSMDCSFERYAELDAPTWVQARTTDRTDGDRREVEVAVEQHGKPVVTAQIGCVPTSS
- a CDS encoding bifunctional salicylyl-CoA 5-hydroxylase/oxidoreductase, translating into MRVAVIGGGPGGLYAAVLLKRLDPTREITVWERNAPDDTFGFGVVLSDETLGGIEHADPEVYRALQAEFVRWDDIDIVHRGRTLTSGGHGFAALGRRRLLAVLHRRCRDLGIELRFRTEAPPAAELARAYDLVIAADGVHSATRTAHADAFRPRLTTHRCRYIWLAADFAFDAFRFEIAETEHGVAQLHAYPFAGPSSAGHPGARPSGTADGTLGASTVIVEMREEVWRSAGLDRCDERESAEWCAKVFTDALGGRSLRSNNSSWIAFRTVVNDRWSYGNTVLLGDAAHTAHFSIGSGTKLAVEDALALAACLQEQPDTASALAAYEEERRPVVASTQRAARASLAWFEELATYLDQPPHQFAFNLLTRSRRVTHDNLRLRDAGFVAAVEKEAGTPAATPPMFTPFRLGELTLRNRVVVSPMDMYSAQDGDGTPGDFHLVHLGARALGGAGLVMTEMVCVSPEGRITPGCTGLYAPEHETAWRRVTDFVHTSAPGTAIGVQLGHSGRKGSTRLMWEGIDQPLRDGNWPVVAPSELPYRAGVNQIPHALSEAELGTVREQFVRSAESAARAGFDLLELHCAHGYLLSGFLSPLTNQRTDAYGGDLAGRLRFPLEVFDAVRAVWPAGRPMTVRISATDWAEGGTTADDAVAIARAFAEHGADALDVSTGQVVPDERPDYGRSYQTPFADRIRNTLGVPVMAVGAISSWDDVNSLVLAGRADLCALARPHLYDPHWTLHAAAEQGYAGPGAPWPLPYQAGSRTPPTGRTDAPKPRLTLR